GATCACCTCCTTCGCGCCCTCGCACTCCGGAGCCGAGGCCTACCGCCGGCTGGCCCGGGAGCTCATCGCCCGGGGTGGGGCCCCCTGAGCACCACCGGGTTCGTCGTCGAGCTGGAGAACTTCTCCGGCCCGTTCGACCTCCTGCTCGGACTCATCGGCAAGCGCAAGCTCGACATCACCGAGGTCGCGCTCTCCGAGGTCACCGACGAGTTCCTCGCCTACGTCTCCGAACTCCGGGGGCGCAGCGGCCTCGAGGAGCTGTCGAGCTTCCTTCTCGTCGCCGCCACCCTGCTCGATCTCAAGACCGCGCGCCTGCTGCCGAGCGGGGAGGTCGAGGACGAGCTCGACCTCGAGCTCCTCGAGGCCCGCGACCTGCTCTTCGCCCGGCTGCTCCAGTACCGCGCCTTCAAAGGGGTGTCCGCGGAGTTCGCCGAGCGGATGGCGGCCGCCTCCACGCGCACCCCGCGCGCGGTTCCGCTCGAGCCGGCGTTCATCGACCTCCTCCCGCCGCTCGAGCTCACCGCCACCCCGCACGCGCTCGCCGCGATCTTCGCCACGGTCCTCCAGCGCGACCACACCCCGCCCACGGTGTCGATCGACCACCTCCATCTGCCCCAGGTGAGCGTGCCCGAACAGCGCTCGCTCATCCTCGCCCGGCTGCGACCGGGGGAGCGCCTCGAGTTCGCCGACCTCGTCGCCGACGCGGAGGACACCCTCGTCGTCGTCGCCCGCTTCCTCGCCCTCCTCGAGCTCTTCAAGGCCGGGCTGTGCGCCTTCGAGCAGCCGGAGCCGCTCGGCCCGCTCGTGATCAGCGGGCTGGAGCCGGAGGCCGGGGATGCGAGCGCCGGGGACGGCGCCGCGGGGGCGGACGGGGAAGGTGCTGCGGACGCCCGCGCCGGGCTCACCGGCACCGGACTCACCGACACCGACGAATGGGAGACCGCCGATGTCTGACAGCGGAACCGAGGCCACAGGGGCGGCCGGAGCGGACCCCGCCGGGGAGGTCCTCGCTGGGGAGGCGGCGGTCGACACGACGCTGCTCACCGCGCTCGAGGCCGTGCTCATGGTTGTCGACGAGCCGCTCGAGTCGGCCGAGGTCGCCCAAGCGCTCGGCATCACCCCGGCCGAGGCGCTCGCCGCGCTCACCGAGCTCGCCGCTGACTACGACGGTGACCGCGGATCCCGCCGCCGCGGCTTCGAGCTGCGCCGCGCGGCCGGCGGCTGGCGCATCTACTCCCGGGCGGACCACCACGGCACGGTCGCGGACTTCATCACCGCCGGCCAGTCCGCGAAGCTCTCCCAGGCCGCCCTCGAGACGCTCGCCGTCATCGCCTACCGGCAGCCGGTGACCCGCGCCCGGATCTCCGCGATCCGCGGCGTCAACGTCGACGGCGTCGTGCGCACCCTGCTCCTGCGCGGACTCATCGTCGAGTCCGGGGCGGACGCCACCTCGGGCGCGGTGCAGTTCGTCACCTCGCGGGTGTTCCTCGAGTCGATGGGCCTCGAGAGCCTCGACGAGCTGCCCGACATCGCCCCCTACCTGCCCGCCGGCGACGACGTCCCCACGGTGGACTGAGGCACCCAGCTGAGGCACCGGTCACCGGGGTTCGACGCCCGGCTGAGGCACCGGTCACCGGGGCACCGATTCCCCGTGAGGTGTCGATCGAGTACGGTTCCCGGGCCGGATCCGTACTGGAACGAAACATGAGCGGCCCCGGGCCGTTTCGCCGGGGCATCGCGTGCCCGGGCCCGTGGTCACCGAAGACCCTGCGAGTTTGAGACAATGGACCCCATGAATGCCTCAGACCCCCGGTCGCCCGGTCACCGCTCCAAGCGCCCCAGCCGCAGGCAGCGCTCGCGGCAGGCCCCCGCCCCGACCGTCGACGCCCACCGGCCCGACGGGGTGCGCCTGCAGAAGATCCTCGCCGAGGCCGGCCTCGGCTCCCGGCGCGCCTGCGAACAGCTCATCACCGACGGCCGCGTCATGGTCGACGGGGAGACGGTGCGCGAGCTCGGCACCCGCATCGATCCGGACACCCAGACGGTGAGCGTCGACACCATGCCGATCACCGCGCACACCGACAAGGTGTACCTCGCCTTCAACAAGCCCGCCGGCGTCGTCACCGCGATGAGCGACCCCGAGGGCCGCCGCTGCCTCGCCGACTACCTCCGCGACCGCCCCGAGCGGCTGTTCCACGTCGGCCGGCTCGACTACGAGACCGAGGGGCTCCTCCTCATCACCAACGACGGGGAGCTGTCCAACCGGCTCACCCACCCCTCGTACGAGATCTCGAAGACTTACCTCGCCGAGGTGCGCGGCCCGGTGCCCAAGGACGCCGGCGCCCGCCTCCGCGAGGGCATCGAGCTCGAGGACGGGATATCCCGCGTCGACTCGTTCAAGCTCGTCGACTCGACGCCCGGCTACGCGCTCGTCGAGGTCGTCCTCCACTCGGGGCGCAATCGGATCGTGCGCCGCCTGTTCGACGCCGTCGGCACCCCGGTCCAGCGGCTCGTCCGCACGCAGTTCGGTCCGATCCCGCTAGCCGAGCAGCGCCAGGGCAAGGTCCGCGACCTGCGCCCCGACGAGGTCGGCGCGCTCATGGAAGCCGTCCGCCTGTGACCCGGGCCCGCGTCCACATCATCGGGACGGGGCTCCTCGGCACCTCGCTCGGCCTCGCGCTGACGAAGGCCGGCCACCCGGTCTCCCTCGCAGACGCGTCTCCGACCGCGGTGCGCCTCGCCGCGGACATGGGGGCCGGGGACGCCTGCGACCCGACCGACCCCGACATCGTCGTCGTCGCCACCCCGCCCGACGTCGCCGCGCGCACGATCGTCGATGCCCTGGGCCGGTGGCCGAGAGCGACCGTCACCGACGTCGCGAGCGTCAAGACCGCGGTCCTCGCCGAGGCCCGCGAGCTCGCCGGGGACCCGGTGCTCGAACGCTACATCGGGTGCCACCCGATGGCCGGCCGGGAGAGGTCGGGGGCGATCGCCGCCCGCGACGACCTCTTCCTCGCCCGCCCCTGGGTCGTGTGCTCCGATGAGGACACCCCGGCCGAGCGCCTCGCCGCGGTCGTCGCCCTCGCCGAGGCGGCCGGTGCGACCGTCGTCCACCTCGACCCCGAGTTCCACGACTCCGCCGTCGCCCGGGTCTCCCATGCCCCGCAGGTGCTCGCCTCGCTCATGGCCGGCCGCCTCAGGGACATGCCCGCCGACGGGGTCGCCCTCGCGGGGCAGGGATTGCGCGACGTCACCCGGATCGCCGCCTCCGACCCCGGGCTGTGGACCCAGATCCTCGCCGGCAACGCCGCCGAGGTGCGCACCGTGCTCAGCGCGGTGCGCGACGACCTCGACGCCCTCATCGACGCCCTCGACCTGCGCTCCGGAGCGCTCGCGACGATCGCCGGGCTCATCGCGGCCGGCAACGAGGGCCACGACCGGATCCCCGGCAAGCACGGCCAGGCCCCGGAGAAGTACTCCTCGGTCACGGTGTTCGTCGACGACACCCCCGGCACCCTGGCCCGGCTGTTCGCCGACATCGGCGACCTCGGCGTCAACGTCGAGGACATCCGCATCGACCACGCCACCGGCATTAAGCTGGGCAGTGTGGACATCTCCGTCATCCCGTCCGCCCAGGTCACCCTCACCGAGGGACTGGCCGCGCGCGACTGGTGGGTGCCGGAGGCAGCGATCGAGCACGAAGGACGAGAATGACAGTCATCGCCATCGACGGCCCCAGCGGAGTCGGCAAGTCGAGCGTCTCCCGCGAGGTCGCCCGACGCAGCGGGTACGGCTACCTCGACACCGGTGCGATGTACCGGGCGGTCGTGTGGCTGTGCCTCAACCGCGGGATCACCGACCCCGGGGACGTCGTCGAGCTCATCCGCGGCGCCGACCTCGAGATCTCCACCGATCCGGATGTCGTCGGCGTCGAGATCGACGGCATCGACGTCACCACGGAGATCCGCGAGCCCGAGGTGTCGGCGAACGCGCAGATCGTGTCCGCCGTGCCCGAGGCCCGCACCGAGCTCATCGAGCTCCAGCGCGCGATCATCGCCCGCGCCGCGCCCGGCATCGTCGTCGAGGGCCGCGACATCACCACCGTCGTCGCTCCCGACGCCGCGGTGCGCATCCTCATGACGGCCGACGAGTCGGTGCGCATCGCCCGCCGCTCGAAGGAGCTCCACGGCACCGCGGACGCCGTCGCTGTCGCCGCCACCCGCTCGTCGATCGTCGACCGCGATGCCAAGGACTCGGCCACGACGAGCTTCCTCACCGCGGCCGACGGCGTCCACACGCTCGACACCACCGACATCGACTTCGAGGAGTCCGTGGCCGCCGTCATGGGTCTCGTCGAGAAGGTCCACCATGACTGACGGCGCCCAGCCCACCGACCGCGACGCGACCGCCGAGGAGTTCCTCGCCCGTCCCGACGAAGACCTCGCCGCGCGCGTCGCCGGGATCGCCGAGGACGAGGCCGAGCAGCGCGCCTCCTCGCTGCGCGCCGGCCTCGAGTCCTACGAGCTCGAGGCCGAGGACCGCGCGCTCCTCACCGCCTTCGAGGACGGCGACTCCGACCTCGCGCCGGAGGGAGCGGCACCCGAGCTCGCCGTCGTCGGGCGGCCCAACGTCGGCAAGTCGACGCTCATCAACCGGATCCTCGGCCGCCGCGAGGCCGTCGTCGAGGACGTCCCCGGCGTCACCCGCGACCGCGTGAGCTACCCCGCGGAATGGAACGGCCGGCCCCTTACCCTCGTCGACACCGGCGGGTGGGACATCGACGCGAAGGGCATGGCCTCGCGGATCGCCGAGCAGGCCGAGATCGCCGTCGAGATGGCCGACGCCGTGGTCTTCGTCGTCGATGCGACCACAGGGCCCACCGCGACGGACGAGCACGTCGTGCGGATGCTTCGCCGGGCCGGCAAGCCGGTCGTGCTCGCTGCGAACAAGGTCGACGACGAGCGCGGTGAGCTCGCCGCTGCGGAACTGTGGTCCCTCGGGCTCGGGGAACCCCACCCGATCTCCGCGATGCACGGCCGCGGGGTCGCCGACTTCCTCGACGTCGTCATCGACGTGCTCCCCGAGGTCTCCGGCGTCGATTCGCTCACCGAGGTCGGCGGTCCGCGGCGCGTCGCGCTCGTCGGCCGCCCCAACGTCGGCAAGTCCTCCCTCCTCAACCGCCTCGTCGGCAGCGAGCGGGTGCTCGTCGACAACGTCGCCGGGACCACCCGGGACCCGGTCGACGAGCTCGTCGAGCTCGGCGGGCGGCAGTGGCGCTTCGTCGACACCGCCGGCATCCGCAAACGGGCCCGGCAGGCGAGCGGCGCGGACTTCTACGCCGCGCTGCGCACCCAGACCGCGCTCGAGCGCGCTGAGGTCGCCGTCGTGCTCCTCGAGGCCGACCAGACGCTGAGCGAGCAGGACGTGCGGATCATCAAGACGGTGACCGAGACCGGTCGCGCCCTGGTCCTCGCCTTCAACAAGTGGGACCTCATGGACGAGGAGCGCCGCCACTTCCTCGAGCGCGAGATCGAGCAGGACCTGCGCCACGTCGACTGGGCCCCGCGGGTGAACATCTCCGCCCGGACCGGTCGCCACGCCGACCGGCTCGTCCCGGCGATGGAGCGCGCGCTCGAGAGCTGGGACACCCGGATCCCGACCGGCCGGCTCAACGCGTTCCTCGGCGAGCTCGTCGCCGCCAATCCGCACCCGGTGCGCGGAGGGAAGCAGCCGCGCATCCTGTTCGGCACCCAGGCCTCGAACCGCCCGCCCAAGTTCGTGCTCTTCACCACCGGGTTCCTCGAGCCCGGCTACCGGCGCTACATCATGCGCCGGCTGCGCGAGACGTTCGGGTTCGAGGGCACGCCGATCGAGATCGGCATGCGGATCCGCGAGAAGCGGAAGCGCCGGTGAGCACCGCGGCCGCCGGAGCGTCTCCCGAGCCGGCCCCGGACGGGGGAGCGGCCGGGAGCGCGTGGCCCCGCTACCTCGTCGTCGTGCTCGGCCTCGCGGGGCTCGCGTACGCGCTCCATTTCTTCCAGACCCTCCAGTCGATCGTCGCGCCGGTGTTCCTCGCGATCAACCTCGTCATCGTCGCCTATCCGCTCCAACGGCTGCTCGTGCGGATCCGCGTGCCGCGCTTCCTCGCCGCGATGGTCACCGTCCTCGTCGTCCTCGTCATCATCTTCGGGTTCTTCGGGCTCACCGCATGGTCGATCGCCGAGCTCGTCCTCGTCATCCCGGAGTACACCGCGGAGATCACCGCGACCTACGAGGAGACGCTCCTCTGGCTCTCGACCCTCGGGGTGACGAGCGGCGTCATCGAGGACCAGCTCGCCGGGTTCGACGTCTCCTCCCTGTTCTCCACCGTCGGCTCGCTGCTGTCGAACGTCGGCCTCGTGCTCACGGCGCTCACCACGGTGGTCATGGCGGTGTTCTTCGTCGCGATGGATTCGATGTCCCTGCCGCGCCGGCTGCAGGTGACCTCGGCCATCCGGCCCCGGTTCGGGCGCGCGATGCAGATCTTCTCCGCCGGTGTGCGCCGGTACTGGATCGTCGCGACGATCTTCGGTCTCATCGTCGCCGTCCTCGACCTCGTGGCGCTGTGGATCATCGGGGTGCCGCTCGCCCTCGTCTGGGGCGTGCTCGCGTTCCTCACCAACTACATCCCTAACATCGGGTTCGTCATCGGCCTCGTCCCGCCGGCGCTCATGGCGCTCGTCAGCGGCGGCTGGTGGGACGCGCTGTGGGTCGTCATCGCGTACTCGGTGCTCAACTTCGTCATCCAGTCGATCATCCAGCCGAAGTTCACCGGCGAATCGGTGGGCGTCACCCCGTTCATGTCGTTCCTCTCGCTCCTGTTCTGGTACTGGGTGCTCGGCTGGATGGGCGCCCTGCTCGCACTCCCCGCGACGCTGCTGCTCAAGGCGCTCCTCGTCGACGCGGACCCGCAGGCTCGCTGGATCAACAACCTCATCGCCTCGGACCTGTCGACCGGATCCGGCCTGCCGGTCCGTCCCGAACGCGCGGCGCACGGGATCACCGGCCGCACGGTCATCGTGCCGCCGGATCCGGAGGCGTTCGCCGCTCTCGGGCCGGCGGCGGGGGCCTCGGGTGCGGCAGGAGCGCAGGAGTCGGATGCCCGTTCGGCGGGCGACGGCGGGATCCGCCCGGCGGATCAGGCCGCAGCGAGCACAGCGGCGGGGGACTCGGCGGTGACCGGCGTCGCCGCCTCGGGCACGGACGGCACCGGTGAGTGGCCGGCGGTCGAGGAGCCGGCGCCCGAGGAGCTCGTCATGGGCACGCCCATGCTCCGGCCCCCGGAACAGGTCGCCGACGAGACCCCGGCGCCCGAGGACGAGGACCCGGGCGAGCGAATCTGAGAGGCCCGCGGCACGGTCGCGGGCATGCTCTGCTGCGTCCGGGGGCGCCCCCGCACCGGGTCGGCGTCGACCCGCACCGCCTCCGCCGGTGTGGGTACCATGGCGTATGGCCGAAATCCTCGAGATCCACCCCGACAACCCGCAGCCCCGGCTCATCCGGAAGGTCGCCGAGGTCATCGCCTCGGGCGGGCTCGTCGCCTATCCCACCGACTCGTGCTACGCGATCGGGTGCGCGCTCGACAACAAGCAGGGGATCGAGCGGATCACCCGGATCCGCGATCTCGACTCCAAGCACCACTTCACCCTGATGTGCGACGACTTCGCGCAGCTCGGGCAGTTCGTCATCGTCGACAACTCCGCGTTCCGCACGATCAAGTCACTCACCCCCGGGCCGTACACCTTCATCATGAAGGCGACGAAGGAGGTGCCGCGGCGCATGATGCATCCGAAGAAGCACTCGGTGGGTGCCCGGATCCCGCAGAACCGTACGGCGCTCGCGCTCGTCGACGAGGTCGGCGAGCCGATCCTGTCGTCCACGCTCCTCCTGCCCGGAGCCGAGGATCCGCTCACCCATGCGGAGGACGTGCAGGACGAGATCGGCCGCGACGTCGACGTCATCATCGACTCCGGGGTCCCCGGGGTGACGCCGACGACCGTCATCGACTTCACCGAGGGGGCGCCGATCGTCCGTCGCGAGGGGGCCGGCCCCACCGACCGCTTCTAGAGTGCAATTTCCGAAGGTTCCTGGGAACGAATCCGCCGTTCTTCGCAATCTCACCCATCGGCACTGTCCGTGAGATTGCGATAATCTGCGGTTCTGTTCTCAGAAACCTTCGGAAATTGCTGTTTCAGAGGGGGATGTCGCGTTTGCGGATCTTCCCGGTCGGGCCCTTGGGAAGGGCCTCGACGAAGCGGATGATACGCGGGATCTTGTAGGCCGCGAGCCGCTCGCGGCAGAATGCCTCGACCTCGTCCTCCGTCAGCGTCTGCCCGGGCATCGGGGTGATGACCGCGGTGACCGTCTGGCCGTAGTGCTCGTCCGGGGTGCCGACGACCGCCGCCTCGAGCACGTGCGGATGCTCGTAGAGCACCTCCTCGACCTCGCGCGGGTAGACGTTGTACCCGCCGTGGATGATGAGGTCCTTGATCCGGTCGACGATGAAGAGATAGCCGTCGGCATCGATCCGGCCGAGGTCGCCGGTGCGGAAGAACCCGTCCTCGTCGAACGCCCGGGCGGTCGCCTCCGGATTGTTCCAGTATCCCCGCATGACCATCGCACCGCGGATGCACACCTCGCCGACCTCGCCGACCTCGTCGACCTCGCACTCGGCGCCGTGCGGGCCGACGACCCGGACCTCGAGCTGCGGCACCGGGAGACCGACGGACCCCGGCACGATCCGGCCGTCCCAGGGGTTGAAGGTGCCGAACGCGGTCGTCTCGGTGAGACCGTATCCCTCGGCGATCTGGGCGCCGAACCGGGACTCGAACCTCCGCATGAGCTCGACGGCGATCGAGGCGCCGCCGGAGAGCGCGAGACGCAGCGTGTCCGGAGTGCGATCGGACTCGACCTGGAGGATCGCGTTCCACATCGTCGGCACGCCCGCGACGACGGTGAGCCGGTCGTCGATGATCGTGTCGAAGAGCTCGCGGGCGTCGAAGCGGGGGAGCAGCGTGAGCGGCACCCCGGCGCTGAGCGCGACCGCGGCCACCGAGGCGAGGCCGAACACGTGGAACAGCGGCAGCGCGGTCCCCGAACGGTCGTCGGGCCCCATCGCGGAGATCTGCCGCCCGACCTCGGCGACGGCGAGCAGATTGCCGACCGTGAGCATCGCACCCTTGGGCCGGCCGGTCGTGCCCGAGGTGTAGAGCAGCGCGGCGAGGTCGTCGCCGCGCCGGCGCACCGGCCGGGGCACGGCGGCCGGGGCGGGATCACCGTTGATGAGGGAGATGTCCTCGAACCGGATGTCGGCGTCTTCCGCAACCGCTCGGCCCGCATCCGCGCAGGCCGGGTGCGCGAGCACGAGCCGCGCGCCCGAATCGGCGAGGAGGTAGGAGATCTCCCGTTCCGTGGAGAGCGGGTTCACCGCGACGACGGCGATGCCGAGTGTCTGGGCCCCGAAGAACTCGGCGAGGAACTCCGGGCAGGTCGGCGCGATGAGGACGATGCGGTC
This Brevibacterium ihuae DNA region includes the following protein-coding sequences:
- the scpB gene encoding SMC-Scp complex subunit ScpB; the encoded protein is MSDSGTEATGAAGADPAGEVLAGEAAVDTTLLTALEAVLMVVDEPLESAEVAQALGITPAEALAALTELAADYDGDRGSRRRGFELRRAAGGWRIYSRADHHGTVADFITAGQSAKLSQAALETLAVIAYRQPVTRARISAIRGVNVDGVVRTLLLRGLIVESGADATSGAVQFVTSRVFLESMGLESLDELPDIAPYLPAGDDVPTVD
- the cmk gene encoding (d)CMP kinase; translated protein: MTVIAIDGPSGVGKSSVSREVARRSGYGYLDTGAMYRAVVWLCLNRGITDPGDVVELIRGADLEISTDPDVVGVEIDGIDVTTEIREPEVSANAQIVSAVPEARTELIELQRAIIARAAPGIVVEGRDITTVVAPDAAVRILMTADESVRIARRSKELHGTADAVAVAATRSSIVDRDAKDSATTSFLTAADGVHTLDTTDIDFEESVAAVMGLVEKVHHD
- a CDS encoding segregation/condensation protein A, translating into MTEVALSEVTDEFLAYVSELRGRSGLEELSSFLLVAATLLDLKTARLLPSGEVEDELDLELLEARDLLFARLLQYRAFKGVSAEFAERMAAASTRTPRAVPLEPAFIDLLPPLELTATPHALAAIFATVLQRDHTPPTVSIDHLHLPQVSVPEQRSLILARLRPGERLEFADLVADAEDTLVVVARFLALLELFKAGLCAFEQPEPLGPLVISGLEPEAGDASAGDGAAGADGEGAADARAGLTGTGLTDTDEWETADV
- a CDS encoding prephenate dehydrogenase produces the protein MTRARVHIIGTGLLGTSLGLALTKAGHPVSLADASPTAVRLAADMGAGDACDPTDPDIVVVATPPDVAARTIVDALGRWPRATVTDVASVKTAVLAEARELAGDPVLERYIGCHPMAGRERSGAIAARDDLFLARPWVVCSDEDTPAERLAAVVALAEAAGATVVHLDPEFHDSAVARVSHAPQVLASLMAGRLRDMPADGVALAGQGLRDVTRIAASDPGLWTQILAGNAAEVRTVLSAVRDDLDALIDALDLRSGALATIAGLIAAGNEGHDRIPGKHGQAPEKYSSVTVFVDDTPGTLARLFADIGDLGVNVEDIRIDHATGIKLGSVDISVIPSAQVTLTEGLAARDWWVPEAAIEHEGRE
- a CDS encoding AMP-binding protein, whose protein sequence is MTTPASAQSAGTPDDSTAGSNPVDALLAHAAADPTAIAVRGPRGEDRVELTRAGLATAIARAADRFAAAGLRAGDRIVLIAPTCPEFLAEFFGAQTLGIAVVAVNPLSTEREISYLLADSGARLVLAHPACADAGRAVAEDADIRFEDISLINGDPAPAAVPRPVRRRGDDLAALLYTSGTTGRPKGAMLTVGNLLAVAEVGRQISAMGPDDRSGTALPLFHVFGLASVAAVALSAGVPLTLLPRFDARELFDTIIDDRLTVVAGVPTMWNAILQVESDRTPDTLRLALSGGASIAVELMRRFESRFGAQIAEGYGLTETTAFGTFNPWDGRIVPGSVGLPVPQLEVRVVGPHGAECEVDEVGEVGEVCIRGAMVMRGYWNNPEATARAFDEDGFFRTGDLGRIDADGYLFIVDRIKDLIIHGGYNVYPREVEEVLYEHPHVLEAAVVGTPDEHYGQTVTAVITPMPGQTLTEDEVEAFCRERLAAYKIPRIIRFVEALPKGPTGKIRKRDIPL
- the der gene encoding ribosome biogenesis GTPase Der, translated to MTDGAQPTDRDATAEEFLARPDEDLAARVAGIAEDEAEQRASSLRAGLESYELEAEDRALLTAFEDGDSDLAPEGAAPELAVVGRPNVGKSTLINRILGRREAVVEDVPGVTRDRVSYPAEWNGRPLTLVDTGGWDIDAKGMASRIAEQAEIAVEMADAVVFVVDATTGPTATDEHVVRMLRRAGKPVVLAANKVDDERGELAAAELWSLGLGEPHPISAMHGRGVADFLDVVIDVLPEVSGVDSLTEVGGPRRVALVGRPNVGKSSLLNRLVGSERVLVDNVAGTTRDPVDELVELGGRQWRFVDTAGIRKRARQASGADFYAALRTQTALERAEVAVVLLEADQTLSEQDVRIIKTVTETGRALVLAFNKWDLMDEERRHFLEREIEQDLRHVDWAPRVNISARTGRHADRLVPAMERALESWDTRIPTGRLNAFLGELVAANPHPVRGGKQPRILFGTQASNRPPKFVLFTTGFLEPGYRRYIMRRLRETFGFEGTPIEIGMRIREKRKRR
- a CDS encoding pseudouridine synthase: MNASDPRSPGHRSKRPSRRQRSRQAPAPTVDAHRPDGVRLQKILAEAGLGSRRACEQLITDGRVMVDGETVRELGTRIDPDTQTVSVDTMPITAHTDKVYLAFNKPAGVVTAMSDPEGRRCLADYLRDRPERLFHVGRLDYETEGLLLITNDGELSNRLTHPSYEISKTYLAEVRGPVPKDAGARLREGIELEDGISRVDSFKLVDSTPGYALVEVVLHSGRNRIVRRLFDAVGTPVQRLVRTQFGPIPLAEQRQGKVRDLRPDEVGALMEAVRL
- a CDS encoding AI-2E family transporter, which gives rise to MSTAAAGASPEPAPDGGAAGSAWPRYLVVVLGLAGLAYALHFFQTLQSIVAPVFLAINLVIVAYPLQRLLVRIRVPRFLAAMVTVLVVLVIIFGFFGLTAWSIAELVLVIPEYTAEITATYEETLLWLSTLGVTSGVIEDQLAGFDVSSLFSTVGSLLSNVGLVLTALTTVVMAVFFVAMDSMSLPRRLQVTSAIRPRFGRAMQIFSAGVRRYWIVATIFGLIVAVLDLVALWIIGVPLALVWGVLAFLTNYIPNIGFVIGLVPPALMALVSGGWWDALWVVIAYSVLNFVIQSIIQPKFTGESVGVTPFMSFLSLLFWYWVLGWMGALLALPATLLLKALLVDADPQARWINNLIASDLSTGSGLPVRPERAAHGITGRTVIVPPDPEAFAALGPAAGASGAAGAQESDARSAGDGGIRPADQAAASTAAGDSAVTGVAASGTDGTGEWPAVEEPAPEELVMGTPMLRPPEQVADETPAPEDEDPGERI
- a CDS encoding L-threonylcarbamoyladenylate synthase, translated to MAEILEIHPDNPQPRLIRKVAEVIASGGLVAYPTDSCYAIGCALDNKQGIERITRIRDLDSKHHFTLMCDDFAQLGQFVIVDNSAFRTIKSLTPGPYTFIMKATKEVPRRMMHPKKHSVGARIPQNRTALALVDEVGEPILSSTLLLPGAEDPLTHAEDVQDEIGRDVDVIIDSGVPGVTPTTVIDFTEGAPIVRREGAGPTDRF